Part of the Streptococcus ilei genome is shown below.
CAAGCCCCTGTCGTGAAAACCCATGGTTCTAGTGATGCCAAGGCAGTCTATAGTACGATCCGCCAGATCCGGACCATGTTGGAAACAGATGTTATTCGTAAATCTGTGGTTGAATTATCAGAATTGGAGGAAGAGAAATGAGTCGTCATCAAGAAATTTTTAAACTAGTTGAAGGGTTGATTCAAGATCATAAGGGATCTGACTATGAGGTTACTTTGGATTTAGATTTACGAAAGGACTTGGAAGTAGATTCCGTTGATCTCATGGAATACATTATTTATTTGGAAGAAGCCTACCAAATTGACATCCCAGATAAAGACATTGATGCCATGGCAACTGTTGGAGATATGGTAGACTACGTTTTGAAGAAAACAAGCAAATAAAGTTCGGTTTTTACGAACGAATAAGCATCTAAAAATAAGAGGTTGAATCTTTTTGATTCAATCTCTTATTATTTTTGTATTACAAGCTAACAAGATACGGATTTAACTTGAAAAAACAACATCTCTGTGATACACTGAAAGGGATAAAAGATGAAAGGCGAACAAGAAGATGTCCGATCAATTAATTTATACGGGGAAAGCAAAAGATATTTATAGTACGGAAGACGAACATGTGATTAAGTCGGTCTACAAGGACCAGGCAACCATGCTGAATGGAGCTCGCAAAGAGACCATTGAGGGCAAAGGTGTGCTGAATAATCAGATTTCGTCTCTTATTTTTGAAAAATTAAATGCTGCGGGTGTAGCGACACACTTTATCGAACGTATTTCTGACACCGAACAACTCAACAAGAAGGTGACCATCATTCCTTTGGAGGTTGTGCTTCGTAACGTGACTGCGGGTTCTTTCTCAAAACGTTTTGGTGTTGAAGAAGGTTTAGACTTAAAAACTCCAATCGTTGAATTTTACTACAAAAACGATGAGTTGGATGATCCCTTTATCAATGATGAGCATGTGAAGTTTTTGGATATTGCTAATGATGAGCAAATTGCTTATATCAAGGAAGAAACACGTCGTATCAATGAGTTGTTGAAGAGTTGGTTTGAGCAAATTGGTCTGCGTTTGATTGACTTTAAATTGGAATTTGGTTTTGATAAGGATGGCAAGATTATCTTGGCCGATGAATTCTCACCAGATAACTGTCGCCTTTGGGATGCAGAAGGGCACCATATGGACAAGGATGTTTTCCGTAGAGACTTGGGCAGTCTGACAGATGTATATAAGGTTGTTTTAGAAAAATTGCAGGGCTTGAAGTAATGATTTTCTTCAGCTTCAATAACCTATTTGAATAGATATAAAGGAAATAAAATGGATAAACGTATTTTCGTTGAGAAAAAAGCTGATTTTCGTGTGAAATCTCACTCTTTACTAAAAGAATTACAGCATAATCTTCAGTTGAAAACTTTGAAGGATCTTCGGATTGTGCAGGTTTACGATGTCTTTAATTTGGCAGAGGACTTGTTTGCGCGTGCGGAGAAACATATCTTCTCTGAGCAAGTGACCGATACTGTTTTGGATGAAGCTACGATCAAGGCAGATCTTGCTAACTATGCTTTCTTTGCTATCGAAAGCTTGCCTGGTCAATTTGACCAACGTGCAGCATCTTCACAAGAAGCTTTGCTATTGCTTGGTAGCTCAAGTGATGTAACAGTCAATACTGCTCAATTGTACTTGGTTAACAAGGATATTGATGCGAATGAATTGGAAGCTGTTAAAAACTATCTCTTGAACCCGGTGGACTCTCGTTTCAAAGATATCACTCTTGGCATTGCCAAGCAGGATTTCTCTGAGTCTGATAAGACCATTCCAAGCTTGGATTTCTTTGAAACTTATACAGCAGAAGATTTTGCACAGTATAAGGCAGAGCAAGGATTGGCCATGGAAGTGGATGACCTTCTCTTCATTCAAGACTATTTCAAGTCAATTGGACGGGTACCAACGGAGACGGAGCTTAAGGTGTTGGATACTTACTGGTCTGACCACTGCCGTCACACAACGTTCGAGACTGAGTTGAAAAACATCGACTTCTCAGCTTCTAAATTCCAAAAACAATTGCAAGCGACTTATGACAAGTATATCGCCATGCGTGATGAGTTGGGACGTACGGAAAAACCTCAAACCTTGATGGATATGGCGACTATTTTTGGTCGCTATGAGCGTGCCAATGGTCGTTTGAATGACATGGAAGTGTCTGATGAAATCAATGCCTGCTCAGTTGAAATTGAAGTAGATGTCAATGGTGTCAAAGAACCATGGCTTCTTATGTTCAAGAACGAAACTCATAACCACCCAACGGAAATTGAACCATTTGGTGGAGCGGCTACTTGTATCGGTGGTGCCATTCGTGACCCATTGTCAGGTCGCTCTTACGTTTACCAAGCCATGCGTATCTCAGGTGCTGGTGATATTACAGCTCCGATTTCAGCGACTCGCGCTGGTAAATTGCCACAACAAGTGATTTCTAAAACAGCGGCTCATGGCTATTCTTCATATGGGAACCAAATTGGTCTTGCAACAACCTATGTTCGTGAATACTTCCACCCAGGATTCGTTGCTA
Proteins encoded:
- a CDS encoding acyl carrier protein, whose amino-acid sequence is MSRHQEIFKLVEGLIQDHKGSDYEVTLDLDLRKDLEVDSVDLMEYIIYLEEAYQIDIPDKDIDAMATVGDMVDYVLKKTSK
- the purC gene encoding phosphoribosylaminoimidazolesuccinocarboxamide synthase — protein: MSDQLIYTGKAKDIYSTEDEHVIKSVYKDQATMLNGARKETIEGKGVLNNQISSLIFEKLNAAGVATHFIERISDTEQLNKKVTIIPLEVVLRNVTAGSFSKRFGVEEGLDLKTPIVEFYYKNDELDDPFINDEHVKFLDIANDEQIAYIKEETRRINELLKSWFEQIGLRLIDFKLEFGFDKDGKIILADEFSPDNCRLWDAEGHHMDKDVFRRDLGSLTDVYKVVLEKLQGLK